From the genome of Gracilinanus agilis isolate LMUSP501 chromosome 2, AgileGrace, whole genome shotgun sequence, one region includes:
- the ASPRV1 gene encoding retroviral-like aspartic protease 1, translating to MAGRGVRSQGGKTHAFTPEPFDGHNLDVYRWLHQFNVISDLNNWDDSTQMKFLTESLQGEALDVYRGLSPEAKGNCQAVKDALFEAFRSESDIEHKQSHGPREIVFANSMGKGYYLKGKIEGIPVRFLVDSGAQVSVVNPELWEQATDGDLDTLRPFENVVKVANGAEMKILGIWDTKVTLGKFEMEAEFLVANASTEEAIIGTDVLQDHGAILDFKHRTCTLRGKKFRLLPVGDPIEDEFDLELIEEENSNP from the coding sequence ATGGCCGGAAGAGGAGTCAGAAGTCAGGGTGGGAAGACTCATGCCTTCACCCCTGAACCTTTTGATGGACACAATCTAGATGTATACCGCTGGCTGCATCAATTTAATGTCATCAGTGACCTGAACAACTGGGATGATTCTACTCAGATGAAGTTCCTGACTGAGTCCCTCCAAGGAGAAGCCCTAGATGTCTACAGAGGACTTAGCCCAGAGGCCAAAGGTAACTGCCAGGCTGTGAAAGATGCCCTATTTGAAGCCTTCCGTTCTGAGAGTGATATTGAGCATAAGCAATCTCATGGTCCCAGGGAGATTGTATTTGCCAATAGTATGGGCAAGGGATATTACCTCAAAGGGAAAATTGAGGGTATTCCTGTGAGGTTCCTAGTGGACTCTGGAGCCCAGGTATCAGTGGTCAATCCAGAGTTGTGGGAGCAGGCTACTGACGGAGATTTAGACACCCTTCGACCCTTTGAAAATGTGGTAAAAGTGGCCAATGGGGCTGAGATGAAGATCTTGGGCATCTGGGACACTAaagtgaccctggggaagtttgAGATGGAGGCTGAATTCTTGGTGGCCAATGCAAGCACAGAAGAAGCCATCATTGGAACAGATGTGCTCCAAGATCATGGCGCCATCTTGGACTTCAAGCACCGCACATGTACCCTGAGAGGAAAGAAGTTCCGTCTTCTGCCTGTTGGCGATCCTATAGAAGATGAGTTTGACCTGGAACTCATTGAAGAAGAGAACTCTAACCCCTGA